One Pantoea trifolii DNA segment encodes these proteins:
- the cysZ gene encoding sulfate transporter CysZ has product MPAGNSVSTFNGVHYFAEGWKLVRLPGIRRYVIMPLLINIVLLGGAFIWLFQRLGQWIPALMSHIPDWLQWLSYLLWPLSVISIVLVFSYFFSTLANLIAAPFCGLLAEQLEGRLTGTPLPDSGWMAMVKDVPRIMKRELQKLGYYLPRALGLLLLHFIPGFGQTVAPVLWFLFSAWMLSVQYCDYPFDNHKVSFQQMRQALRQHKSANMQFGALVSLFTMIPIINLAILPVAVCGATAMWVDRYYAQHARR; this is encoded by the coding sequence ATGCCCGCAGGAAATTCGGTCTCAACTTTTAATGGTGTTCACTACTTCGCTGAAGGATGGAAACTGGTGCGCCTGCCCGGAATTCGTCGCTACGTTATCATGCCGCTACTGATCAACATCGTGCTGCTTGGCGGTGCTTTTATCTGGTTGTTTCAGCGTTTGGGGCAGTGGATCCCAGCATTGATGTCACATATCCCCGACTGGTTGCAGTGGCTAAGTTATCTGCTGTGGCCGCTATCGGTGATTTCGATTGTGTTAGTGTTCAGTTACTTCTTTTCGACGCTGGCGAACCTGATTGCCGCGCCCTTCTGTGGCTTGCTCGCCGAACAGCTTGAAGGGCGATTGACCGGAACGCCACTGCCCGATAGTGGCTGGATGGCCATGGTTAAAGATGTACCGCGCATCATGAAGCGAGAGTTACAGAAGCTTGGCTACTATTTGCCGCGTGCGCTTGGTTTGCTGTTGCTGCACTTCATCCCTGGATTTGGACAAACGGTGGCACCGGTTCTATGGTTTTTATTCAGTGCGTGGATGCTGTCCGTGCAGTATTGCGATTACCCCTTTGATAACCACAAAGTGAGTTTTCAGCAGATGCGTCAGGCGCTGCGCCAGCACAAAAGCGCCAATATGCAGTTTGGTGCGCTGGTGAGCCTGTTCACCATGATCCCGATTATCAATCTGGCGATTCTGCCAGTGGCGGTATGCGGAGCAACGGCCATGTGGGTCGATCGTTATTATGCACAACATGCGCGCCGCTAA
- the cysK gene encoding cysteine synthase A, translated as MSKIYEDNSLTIGHTPLVRLNRIGNGRILAKVESRNPSFSIKCRIGANMIWDAEKRGILKPGVELVEPTSGNTGIALAYVAAARGYKLTLTMPETMSIERRKLLKALGANLVLTEGPKGMKGAIAKAEEIVASDPDKYVLLQQFSNPANPEIHEKTTGPEIWEDTDGEVDVFIAGVGTGGTLTGVSRYIKNTKGKKELITVAVEPTDSPVIAQALAGEEIKPGPHKIQGIGAGFIPGNLDLKLIDRVIAITNEEAISTARQLMEEEGILAGISSGAAVAAALKLQEDEAFANKNIVVILPSSGERYLSTALFADLFTEKELQQ; from the coding sequence ATGAGTAAGATCTATGAAGACAACTCTCTGACAATTGGTCATACGCCGCTGGTTCGACTGAACCGCATCGGTAACGGCCGCATTCTGGCTAAGGTCGAGTCGCGCAACCCGAGCTTCAGCATCAAATGCCGTATCGGTGCCAATATGATTTGGGACGCGGAAAAACGCGGTATTTTGAAGCCGGGCGTTGAACTGGTGGAACCCACCAGCGGTAATACCGGTATTGCGCTGGCTTACGTTGCCGCAGCGCGCGGTTACAAGCTGACGCTGACCATGCCAGAAACCATGTCTATTGAGCGCCGCAAGCTGCTGAAAGCGTTGGGTGCTAACCTGGTGCTGACCGAAGGTCCAAAAGGCATGAAAGGTGCCATCGCGAAGGCGGAAGAGATTGTCGCCAGCGATCCGGATAAATATGTGCTGCTGCAGCAGTTCAGCAACCCAGCCAACCCGGAAATCCACGAAAAAACCACCGGCCCAGAAATCTGGGAAGATACCGATGGTGAAGTTGACGTGTTCATCGCAGGCGTGGGCACCGGCGGTACGCTGACTGGCGTGAGCCGCTACATCAAGAACACTAAAGGCAAGAAAGAGCTGATTACCGTTGCCGTTGAGCCAACCGATTCACCGGTCATCGCTCAGGCGCTGGCGGGCGAAGAGATCAAACCGGGTCCACATAAAATTCAGGGCATTGGTGCCGGTTTCATTCCTGGCAACCTTGACCTGAAATTGATTGACCGCGTAATCGCCATCACCAACGAAGAAGCCATTAGCACCGCACGTCAGCTGATGGAAGAAGAAGGCATTCTGGCAGGTATCTCTTCAGGTGCTGCCGTTGCCGCTGCACTGAAGCTGCAAGAGGATGAAGCCTTCGCCAACAAGAACATCGTGGTGATCCTGCCCTCCTCCGGCGAACGCTATTTAAGTACCGCACTGTTTGCCGACCTCTTCACTGAGAAAGAACTGCAGCAGTGA
- the ptsH gene encoding phosphocarrier protein Hpr, with protein MFQQEVTITAPNGLHTRPAAQFVKEAKAFQSEITVTSNGKSASAKSLFKLQTLGLTQGTVVTLSAEGEDEQNAVEHLVKLMAELE; from the coding sequence ATGTTCCAGCAAGAAGTTACCATTACCGCACCTAACGGCCTTCATACTCGTCCTGCAGCCCAGTTCGTTAAAGAAGCAAAGGCTTTCCAGTCAGAAATCACTGTGACCTCCAATGGCAAATCTGCCAGCGCGAAAAGCCTGTTCAAACTGCAGACTTTGGGTCTGACGCAAGGTACGGTTGTTACGCTGTCTGCCGAAGGTGAAGACGAGCAGAATGCGGTTGAGCACCTGGTCAAGCTGATGGCTGAGCTGGAGTAA
- the ptsI gene encoding phosphoenolpyruvate-protein phosphotransferase PtsI, whose amino-acid sequence MISGILASPGIAFGNALLLKEDEIVISRKKITDDQVEQEVQRFLDGRSKAASQLEAIRIKAGETFGEEKAAIFEGHIMLLEDEELEQEIIDLIKKDHATADAAAHTVIEGQAVALEELDDEYLKERAADVRDIGKRLLQNILGLHIVDLSAIAEESILVAKDLTPSETAQLNLKKVLGFITDIGGRTSHTSIMARSLELPAIVGTGNVTTTVKNGDFLIIDGVNNKIYVNPSEQELEELKAIQTQYLSEKHELAKLKDLPAITLDGHQVEVCANIGTVRDVAGAERNGAEGVGLYRTEFLFMDRDSLPTEEEQFQAYKAVAEAVGSQAVIVRTMDIGGDKDLPYMNLPKEDNPFLGWRAIRIAMDRKEILHAQLRAILRASSFGKLRIMFPMIISVEEVRILKGELELLKAQLREEGKSFDESIEVGIMVETPASAVIARHLAKEVDFFSIGTNDLTQYTLAVDRGNDLISHLYNPMTPSVLGLIKQVIDASHAEGKWTGMCGELAGDERATLLLLGMGLDEFSMSAISIPSIKKIIRNTNFEDAKALAEQALDQPTADDLMNLVNKFIKEKTLC is encoded by the coding sequence ATGATTTCAGGCATTTTAGCATCACCGGGTATCGCTTTCGGCAACGCACTTTTGCTGAAGGAAGATGAGATCGTCATTAGCCGTAAAAAAATTACTGACGATCAGGTTGAGCAGGAAGTTCAGCGCTTCCTCGATGGACGCAGCAAAGCTGCTTCACAGCTCGAAGCCATTCGCATTAAAGCCGGTGAAACCTTCGGTGAAGAGAAAGCGGCGATCTTTGAAGGTCACATCATGCTGCTCGAAGACGAAGAGCTTGAGCAGGAAATCATCGACCTCATCAAAAAAGACCACGCTACCGCTGACGCCGCTGCTCACACCGTGATTGAAGGCCAGGCCGTTGCACTGGAAGAGCTGGATGACGAATATCTGAAAGAGCGTGCGGCTGACGTACGTGATATCGGTAAGCGTCTGCTGCAGAACATTCTCGGTCTGCACATTGTTGATTTGAGCGCGATTGCTGAAGAATCTATTCTGGTGGCGAAAGATTTAACGCCGTCAGAAACCGCACAGCTGAACCTGAAAAAGGTGCTGGGCTTTATCACCGATATTGGTGGACGTACCTCTCACACCTCTATCATGGCGCGTTCACTCGAGCTGCCAGCCATTGTCGGCACCGGTAACGTGACCACCACCGTGAAAAACGGTGATTTCCTGATCATTGATGGCGTGAACAACAAGATTTACGTCAATCCTTCCGAGCAGGAACTGGAAGAGCTGAAAGCGATCCAGACGCAATATCTTTCTGAGAAGCATGAATTGGCGAAACTGAAAGATCTGCCAGCTATTACGCTGGACGGCCATCAGGTTGAAGTCTGCGCTAACATCGGTACCGTGCGCGATGTCGCTGGTGCAGAGCGCAACGGCGCAGAAGGTGTTGGCTTGTATCGTACCGAGTTCCTGTTTATGGACCGCGATTCACTGCCAACCGAAGAAGAGCAGTTCCAGGCATACAAAGCGGTTGCTGAAGCTGTGGGTTCGCAGGCGGTTATCGTGCGTACCATGGACATCGGCGGCGATAAAGATCTGCCTTACATGAACCTGCCAAAAGAAGACAACCCGTTCCTCGGCTGGCGCGCGATTCGTATCGCGATGGACCGCAAAGAGATTCTGCATGCGCAGCTGCGCGCGATTCTGCGTGCATCCTCTTTCGGTAAACTGCGCATCATGTTCCCAATGATCATTTCAGTAGAAGAAGTTCGCATTCTGAAAGGCGAGCTCGAGCTGCTGAAAGCGCAACTGCGCGAAGAAGGCAAATCCTTTGATGAGTCCATTGAAGTGGGCATCATGGTTGAAACGCCAGCATCCGCAGTGATTGCTCGCCACCTGGCGAAAGAAGTCGACTTCTTTAGTATTGGGACAAATGACCTGACGCAGTATACTCTGGCGGTCGATCGTGGTAATGATTTGATTTCACACCTCTATAACCCAATGACGCCGTCTGTTCTGGGCCTCATTAAGCAAGTGATCGACGCATCACATGCCGAAGGGAAATGGACCGGCATGTGTGGTGAGCTGGCTGGTGATGAACGTGCTACACTACTGTTACTGGGAATGGGGCTGGACGAATTCAGCATGAGCGCCATTTCAATCCCAAGCATCAAGAAAATCATTCGTAATACTAATTTCGAAGATGCGAAGGCATTGGCGGAGCAGGCTCTGGATCAACCAACAGCGGATGATTTGATGAATTTGGTCAACAAGTTCATTAAAGAAAAAACGCTCTGCTGA
- the crr gene encoding PTS glucose transporter subunit IIA: MGLFSKLFGEKSESASGTIDIVAPLSGEIVNIEDVPDVVFAEKIVGDGIAIKPTGNKMVAPVDGTIGKIFETNHAFSIESDNGIELFVHFGIDTVELKGEGFKRIAEEGQKVKKGDVVIEFDLALLEEKAKSTLTPVVISNMDEIKDLIKLSGQVTVGETPVIRIKK; this comes from the coding sequence ATGGGTTTGTTTTCTAAACTTTTTGGCGAAAAATCAGAGAGCGCGTCAGGCACTATCGATATCGTTGCGCCTCTGTCAGGCGAAATCGTAAATATCGAAGACGTACCTGATGTGGTATTCGCTGAGAAAATCGTTGGTGACGGTATCGCAATCAAACCAACCGGCAACAAAATGGTTGCACCGGTTGATGGTACTATCGGCAAGATTTTCGAAACTAACCACGCATTTTCAATCGAATCTGATAACGGCATCGAACTGTTTGTTCACTTCGGTATCGACACGGTTGAGCTCAAAGGTGAAGGTTTCAAACGCATCGCTGAAGAAGGCCAGAAGGTTAAGAAAGGCGACGTGGTGATCGAGTTTGATCTGGCACTGCTGGAAGAGAAAGCGAAATCCACGCTGACGCCGGTTGTAATCTCGAACATGGACGAGATTAAAGACCTGATCAAACTCTCCGGTCAGGTAACTGTGGGCGAGACTCCGGTTATCCGCATCAAGAAGTAA
- a CDS encoding ATP-binding protein yields MKHSYRGRMFWKILLGFWIVFVIISQLLWLGFTLSGNRHEPPEIVAIRRIVNLQMASAVSVLERGGLSSLDDMMADWEPNDRQFFSVIQHDKPVTTPGDAPPETFSAPFHGPFPNVIVRWVKGQDGKQYELRYDVKGLREDSSMGGGGPRRILNIPEPMFTFAGALGLLFSLLLAWNLTRPMRQLREGFARVSSGDLSVRLYPVMRKRHDELSNVAQDFDAMVERLDTLVKAREELLHDISHELRSPLARLQLATGLARQTPESVESSLNRIDEEARRLDKMIGELLTLSRAEHESMPGEQYFDLTGLLHAVVTDVRYEAQIPGVKVDFQVDENADYTVHGNAELIRRGVENVLRNALRFSHKGQHIHVRLQAENQWLAISVRDQGPGVDDEKLSSIFDPFVRVNSPLMGKGYGLGLSIVRKVILAHHGEVQAVNRPEGGLELTLRLPRWKQD; encoded by the coding sequence ATGAAACACAGCTATCGCGGCCGCATGTTCTGGAAGATTTTGCTCGGCTTCTGGATTGTGTTTGTCATCATCAGCCAGCTGTTGTGGCTGGGCTTTACGCTCTCCGGTAATCGACATGAGCCGCCCGAGATTGTCGCGATTCGCCGTATCGTTAATCTGCAAATGGCTTCCGCCGTCTCAGTGCTGGAGCGCGGCGGGCTGAGCTCGCTGGATGACATGATGGCGGACTGGGAGCCGAACGATCGTCAGTTTTTCTCCGTCATTCAGCACGATAAACCCGTTACCACGCCGGGCGATGCGCCACCGGAAACCTTTAGCGCACCGTTTCATGGGCCTTTTCCCAATGTGATTGTGCGTTGGGTGAAAGGGCAGGATGGTAAACAGTACGAGTTGCGTTATGACGTTAAAGGCCTGCGTGAAGATAGCTCGATGGGCGGCGGCGGCCCGCGTCGCATCCTGAATATCCCAGAACCGATGTTTACCTTCGCCGGCGCGCTGGGGCTGCTGTTTAGCCTGCTGCTGGCGTGGAACCTGACGCGGCCGATGCGGCAGCTGCGCGAGGGCTTTGCGCGTGTCTCCAGCGGCGATTTGTCGGTGCGGCTCTATCCGGTGATGCGTAAACGCCATGACGAGCTGTCAAACGTTGCGCAGGATTTTGATGCGATGGTGGAGCGCCTCGATACGCTGGTAAAAGCGCGCGAGGAGCTGCTGCATGATATCTCCCACGAGCTACGTTCACCGCTGGCGCGATTGCAGTTGGCGACCGGCTTAGCACGTCAGACCCCAGAATCCGTCGAATCCTCACTCAATCGTATTGATGAGGAGGCTCGGCGCCTCGACAAGATGATTGGTGAGCTGCTGACACTTTCGCGTGCTGAGCACGAGAGTATGCCGGGCGAACAGTATTTCGACCTTACCGGCCTGCTGCATGCGGTGGTGACTGATGTGCGCTACGAGGCGCAAATTCCAGGCGTGAAAGTCGATTTTCAGGTTGATGAGAACGCGGATTACACCGTTCACGGCAATGCAGAGCTGATTCGCCGTGGCGTGGAGAATGTGCTGCGTAATGCGCTGCGTTTCTCGCATAAAGGGCAGCATATCCATGTACGCCTGCAGGCGGAGAATCAGTGGCTGGCGATAAGCGTGCGCGATCAAGGGCCGGGAGTTGACGATGAGAAGCTCTCGAGTATCTTCGACCCGTTTGTCCGCGTGAATTCTCCGCTGATGGGCAAAGGCTACGGCTTAGGGCTTTCAATTGTGCGTAAGGTGATTCTGGCGCATCACGGAGAAGTGCAGGCGGTAAATCGCCCGGAAGGGGGGTTGGAGCTGACATTAAGGTTGCCGCGTTGGAAGCAGGATTGA
- a CDS encoding response regulator transcription factor — translation MKILLVDDDVELGTMLSQYLIAEGFETQLVLTGSAGVEGALSGNYTAMILDIMLPDMSGIDVLRQVRQNSRLPVIMLTAKGDNIDRVIGLEMGADDYMPKPCYPRELVARLRAVLRRFEDQTPLPDKKELLRWGDLSLNPATRITEWQGKAFDLTASEFNLLDLLLRAPDRVVSKDELSEKGLGRPREAYDRSVDVHISNIRQKLAALTADSVNIETVRSIGYRIR, via the coding sequence ATGAAAATCCTGCTGGTTGATGATGATGTAGAGCTTGGCACCATGCTGAGCCAATACCTGATTGCGGAAGGCTTTGAAACGCAATTGGTTTTAACCGGAAGCGCCGGTGTTGAAGGTGCGCTGTCGGGTAATTATACCGCGATGATTCTCGATATCATGCTGCCTGATATGAGCGGCATCGATGTGCTGCGTCAGGTGCGCCAGAACAGCCGTTTGCCGGTGATTATGTTGACGGCGAAAGGCGACAACATCGATCGTGTTATCGGCCTCGAAATGGGCGCGGATGATTATATGCCGAAACCGTGTTACCCGCGTGAACTGGTGGCACGTCTGCGTGCCGTGCTGCGGCGCTTTGAAGATCAAACTCCGCTGCCGGATAAGAAAGAGCTGCTGCGCTGGGGCGATCTCAGCCTCAATCCCGCCACACGTATCACCGAATGGCAGGGCAAAGCGTTCGACCTGACGGCTTCAGAATTCAATCTACTGGATCTGCTGCTGCGTGCGCCGGACCGCGTGGTATCGAAAGATGAGCTGTCGGAAAAAGGCCTTGGCCGTCCGCGCGAAGCTTACGATCGTAGCGTTGATGTGCATATCAGCAACATCCGTCAAAAGCTGGCTGCGTTAACCGCCGACAGCGTCAATATTGAAACTGTGCGCAGCATTGGTTATCGCATTCGATGA
- the cysM gene encoding cysteine synthase CysM translates to MTTLENTIGNTPLIKLQRLTPDNGSEIWLKLEGNNPAGSVKDRAAWSMIHQAELRGDIKPGDTLIEATSGNTGIALAMIAAMKGYKLRLLMPDNMSQERQDAMRAYGAELLLVTREQGMEGARDLAQAMAERGEGRVLDQFNNPDNPLGHYLTTGPEIWQQSAGRMTHFVSSMGTTGTITGVGRYLKEFAPAVQVIGLQPQEGSSIPGIRRWPEAYLPGIFRPELVDEVIDMAQREAEETMRALAQREGIFCGVSSGGAVAGALRIATAQPGSVVVAIVCDRGDRYLSTGVFH, encoded by the coding sequence GTGACCACACTGGAAAATACCATCGGCAATACGCCGTTGATTAAGTTGCAGCGCCTGACGCCTGATAACGGCAGCGAGATCTGGCTAAAGCTGGAGGGCAACAATCCAGCCGGTTCCGTGAAAGATCGTGCGGCCTGGTCGATGATTCATCAGGCGGAGTTGCGCGGTGATATCAAACCGGGCGATACCCTAATCGAAGCCACCAGCGGCAACACCGGCATTGCGCTGGCGATGATCGCCGCGATGAAAGGCTACAAGCTGCGTCTGCTGATGCCTGATAACATGAGCCAGGAGCGTCAGGACGCGATGCGCGCCTATGGCGCTGAGTTATTACTGGTGACGCGCGAGCAGGGCATGGAAGGGGCGCGCGATTTGGCGCAAGCAATGGCCGAGCGTGGCGAAGGGCGTGTGCTGGATCAGTTCAACAATCCCGATAACCCGCTGGGCCACTATCTCACCACCGGCCCGGAAATCTGGCAGCAAAGCGCTGGCCGTATGACGCATTTTGTCTCCAGCATGGGCACCACCGGCACCATCACCGGCGTGGGACGTTACCTGAAAGAGTTCGCGCCTGCGGTGCAGGTAATTGGCCTGCAGCCGCAAGAGGGCAGCAGCATTCCCGGTATACGTCGCTGGCCCGAAGCCTATCTGCCCGGTATTTTCCGTCCGGAGCTGGTGGATGAGGTGATCGATATGGCGCAGCGCGAAGCGGAAGAGACCATGCGCGCGCTGGCGCAGCGTGAAGGGATTTTCTGTGGCGTTAGCTCTGGCGGCGCGGTGGCGGGCGCCTTGCGTATCGCAACCGCGCAGCCAGGCAGCGTGGTGGTAGCGATTGTTTGCGATCGTGGCGATCGCTATCTCTCCACCGGCGTTTTCCATTGA
- the cysA gene encoding sulfate/thiosulfate ABC transporter ATP-binding protein CysA: protein MSIEIKQINKSFDRTSVLNDISLDIPSGKMVGLLGPSGSGKTTLLRIIAGLEHQNSGQIHFNGKDVSRIHARDRQVGFVFQHYALFRHMTVFDNIAFGLTVLPRRERPSAAEIKQRVTRLLEMVQLSHLGNRFPAQLSGGQKQRVALARALAVEPQILLLDEPFGALDAQVRKELRRWLRQLHEELKFTSVFVTHDQEEAMEVADTVVVMSQGNIEQVGTPDDVWRDPATRFVLEFLGEVNRFAGEVHGSQFHVAAHRWPLGYTPAHQGEVELFLRPWEIDISRQSSLETPLPVQVLEISPRGHFWQLVVQPSGWQGDVFSVVFDGDHNAPIRGERLFVGLQQARIYHGTTPLRPVAFAESA from the coding sequence ATGAGCATTGAGATTAAACAAATCAACAAATCGTTTGACCGCACGTCGGTACTGAACGACATCTCTCTGGATATTCCTTCCGGCAAGATGGTGGGGCTGCTGGGGCCGTCCGGCTCCGGTAAAACAACGCTGCTGCGTATCATCGCTGGGCTGGAACATCAGAACAGCGGACAAATCCATTTCAATGGCAAAGACGTCAGTCGCATCCATGCGCGCGATCGTCAGGTGGGCTTCGTTTTCCAGCATTACGCGCTGTTCCGCCACATGACGGTGTTCGACAACATCGCCTTTGGCCTGACGGTGCTGCCACGTCGTGAACGTCCGAGCGCTGCTGAGATCAAACAGCGCGTTACGCGTCTGCTTGAGATGGTACAACTTTCCCATCTCGGAAACCGTTTCCCGGCGCAGTTGTCTGGTGGACAGAAGCAGCGTGTGGCGCTGGCGCGTGCGTTGGCGGTAGAACCGCAAATTCTGCTGCTGGATGAGCCGTTTGGCGCGCTTGATGCGCAGGTGCGTAAAGAGCTGCGTCGCTGGTTGCGTCAGCTGCATGAAGAGTTGAAATTCACCAGCGTGTTCGTCACCCACGACCAGGAAGAAGCGATGGAAGTGGCGGATACCGTGGTGGTGATGAGCCAGGGCAACATCGAACAGGTTGGCACACCAGATGACGTGTGGCGCGACCCGGCGACGCGCTTTGTGCTCGAATTCCTCGGTGAAGTGAATCGCTTTGCGGGCGAAGTGCACGGCTCGCAGTTCCATGTTGCCGCGCATCGCTGGCCGCTGGGCTATACGCCGGCGCATCAGGGCGAGGTTGAGCTGTTCCTGCGTCCGTGGGAAATCGATATTTCACGCCAGAGCAGTCTGGAAACGCCTTTACCGGTGCAGGTGCTGGAGATCAGCCCGCGTGGTCACTTCTGGCAATTGGTGGTGCAGCCGAGCGGTTGGCAGGGCGATGTGTTCTCGGTGGTGTTTGATGGCGACCATAACGCACCGATTCGCGGTGAACGCCTGTTCGTTGGCCTGCAACAGGCGCGAATTTACCATGGCACTACGCCGTTGCGCCCGGTTGCCTTTGCCGAGAGCGCCTGA
- the cysW gene encoding sulfate/thiosulfate ABC transporter permease CysW produces MAEISHINHADRQPVNWGKWLLIGIGALVSILLLVVPMVSIFWEALNQGLVASLNNLKDGDMLHAIWLTLLVALITVPVNMVFGTLLAWLVTRFTFPGRQLLLTLFDIPFAVSPVVAGLMYLLFWGVNGPAGGWLDAHNIQIMFSWPGMVLATIFVTCPFVVRELVPVMLSQGSHEDEAAVLLGASGWQMFRRVTLPNIRWALMYGVVLTNARAIGEFGAVSVVSGSIRGETYTLPLQVELLHQDYNTVGAFTAAALLTLMAIVTLFLKSVVQWRLEHQQKRLQEENHEH; encoded by the coding sequence ATGGCGGAAATTTCACACATCAATCACGCTGACCGCCAGCCAGTCAACTGGGGTAAGTGGCTGCTGATTGGCATCGGCGCGCTGGTTTCCATCCTGCTGCTGGTGGTGCCGATGGTTTCCATCTTCTGGGAAGCGCTCAACCAGGGTTTGGTTGCCTCGCTGAATAACCTGAAAGATGGTGACATGCTGCACGCCATCTGGCTGACCCTGTTAGTGGCGCTGATTACCGTGCCGGTCAATATGGTGTTCGGTACGCTGCTGGCGTGGCTGGTAACGCGCTTTACTTTCCCTGGTCGCCAACTGCTGTTGACGCTGTTTGATATCCCGTTTGCGGTGTCGCCGGTGGTTGCCGGTTTGATGTATCTGCTGTTCTGGGGCGTCAACGGTCCTGCCGGTGGCTGGCTGGATGCGCACAACATTCAGATTATGTTCTCCTGGCCGGGCATGGTGTTGGCCACCATCTTCGTTACCTGTCCGTTTGTGGTGCGTGAGTTGGTGCCGGTGATGCTGAGCCAGGGTAGCCACGAAGATGAAGCGGCGGTGCTGCTTGGCGCATCCGGCTGGCAGATGTTCCGCCGCGTGACGCTGCCAAATATCCGCTGGGCGCTGATGTACGGCGTGGTTCTGACCAACGCACGAGCGATTGGTGAATTTGGTGCGGTCTCGGTGGTTTCGGGATCGATTCGCGGCGAAACCTATACCTTGCCGCTTCAGGTTGAATTACTGCATCAGGATTACAACACCGTGGGCGCCTTTACCGCCGCCGCGCTGCTGACCCTGATGGCAATTGTAACGCTGTTTCTGAAAAGCGTGGTGCAGTGGCGATTAGAGCATCAGCAGAAGCGCCTACAGGAGGAAAATCATGAGCATTGA
- the cysT gene encoding sulfate/thiosulfate ABC transporter permease CysT, with the protein MFALAQKRVLPGFGLSLGTSLLFTCLILLLPISALLMQLSQMTLAQYWDVITHPQLVAAYKVTILAAGVASLFNAVFGMLMAWILTRYRFPGRTLLDGLMDLPFALPTAVAGLTLAGLFSVNGWYGQWLAHFDIKVSYTWLGIAVAMAFTSIPFVVRTVQPVLEELGPEYEEAAETLGATRWQSFRRVVLPEVAPALLAGTALSFTRSIGEFGAVIFIAGNIAWKTEVTSLMIFVRLQEFDYPAASAIASVIMAASLLLLFAINTLQSRFGRRLGGH; encoded by the coding sequence ATGTTTGCGCTCGCTCAAAAACGTGTCTTGCCCGGCTTTGGATTGAGCCTCGGCACCAGCTTACTCTTCACCTGCCTGATTCTGCTGCTGCCGATCAGCGCGCTGCTGATGCAATTGTCGCAGATGACGCTGGCGCAATACTGGGATGTAATCACTCATCCACAGCTGGTTGCTGCGTACAAAGTGACGATTCTGGCAGCGGGCGTGGCTTCGCTGTTCAATGCGGTATTCGGCATGCTGATGGCGTGGATTTTGACCCGCTATCGCTTCCCCGGACGTACGCTGCTTGATGGTTTGATGGATCTGCCGTTTGCGCTGCCAACTGCGGTGGCGGGCTTAACGCTGGCAGGCCTGTTTTCGGTCAACGGCTGGTACGGCCAATGGCTGGCGCATTTTGATATCAAAGTCTCTTATACCTGGCTCGGTATTGCCGTGGCGATGGCCTTTACCAGCATCCCGTTTGTGGTGCGTACCGTGCAGCCGGTGCTGGAAGAGTTAGGTCCGGAATATGAAGAAGCAGCGGAAACCCTCGGCGCTACGCGCTGGCAGAGCTTCCGTCGCGTGGTGCTGCCAGAAGTGGCACCGGCGTTGCTGGCCGGTACCGCGCTGTCGTTTACCCGCAGTATCGGTGAGTTCGGCGCAGTGATCTTTATCGCCGGTAACATCGCGTGGAAAACCGAAGTGACTTCGCTGATGATTTTCGTGCGTCTGCAGGAGTTTGATTATCCGGCGGCGAGCGCCATCGCGTCAGTGATCATGGCCGCTTCCTTATTGCTGCTGTTCGCGATTAACACCTTGCAGAGCCGCTTTGGCCGTCGCTTAGGAGGCCACTGA